One window of the Chanodichthys erythropterus isolate Z2021 chromosome 2, ASM2448905v1, whole genome shotgun sequence genome contains the following:
- the zgc:136493 gene encoding glyoxylate/hydroxypyruvate reductase B, whose product MLHMTIIRGAFRLRSIVTQVVMEKPCILATTLGAPGGIYKCFEPCIEKHFTIIPYERFVQRKEDFADKIQALFVWGAALKVDQNLLQSLPNLKAVVNGGVGVDHLDIPLINSFGVKVTNTPHVVDNATADIGMSLMLASARKIVEGHNFSKFRESDDFPESSLGTDVSGATLGIIGMGRIGYKIAKRAQGFEMKILYHNRNRRPESEERAVGATYCASMKELLQRSDFVMVVVNLSPQTHKLIGAKEFAMMKPNSTLINISRGLVVDQDALVEALQKKMIRAAALDVTYPEPLPRDHPLLAIPNVIVLPHVGTHTKETSQIMVERMVTNALAALTGGQIPDEVKA is encoded by the exons ATGTTGCACATGACAATCATCCGGGGAGCATTCAGACTGCGATCGATTGTCACACAAGTG GTTATGGAGAAACCTTGCATATTAGCTACAACACTTGGAGCACCTGGAGGCATCTACAAGTGTTTTGAACCTTGTATCGAGAAACACTTCACTATTATCCCATATGAGAGGTTTGTACAGAGGAAAGAAGACTTCGCTGACAAAATTCAGGCACTGTTTGTGTGgggtgcagctcttaaagttgACCAAAACCTGTTACAGTCTTTGCCTAACCTCAAAGCTGTTGTTAATGGTGGGGTAGGAGTAGACCACCTTGATATTCCTCTGATAAATAGCTTTGGAGTCAAAGTTACCAACACTCCTCATGTGGTGGATAACGCCACTGCAGATATTGGCATGAGTTTGATGTTGGCATCTGCAAGAAAGATTGTTGAGG GGCACAATTTTTCCAAGTTCCGGGAATCTGATGATTTTCCAGAGTCTTCTCTGGGCACTGATGTTAGCGGGGCCACCCTGGGCATCATCGGCATGGGTAGAATAGGATACAAAATCGCCAAAAGAGCTCAAGGGTTTGAGATGAAAATCCTTTACCACAATAGGAATCGAAG GCCTGAGAGTGAAGAAAGAGCAGTTGGGGCCACATATTGTGCAAGCATGAAGGAGCTGCTACAGAGGTCAGACTTTGTCATGGTGGTGGTCAATCTGTCCCCTCAGACGCACAAACTGATTGGTGCCAAAGAGTTTGCCATGATGAAACCCAATAGCACCCTTATCAACATCAGCAGAG gCTTGGTAGTAGACCAAGATGCTTTAGTGGAAGCTCTCCAAAAGAAAATGATACGAGCTGCTGCTTTAGATGTTACGTATCCCGAACCATTGCCCAG GGATCATCCCCTGCTGGCCATCCCAAATGTCATTGTCCTGCCTCATGTAGGAACCCACACAAAGGAGACGTCTCAGATCATGGTGGAGAGGATGGTGACCAATGCCTTGGCCGCTCTAACTGGAGGCCAGATCCCTGATGAGGTCAAGGCATAG
- the pard6ga gene encoding par-6 family cell polarity regulator gamma a, with translation MNRALRKSQSLRSCSVLEVKSKFGAEFRRFSLDRWEPGRYKDFYRLIVRLHHLWQMDVLISYADVQGELLPINNDDNFCKALTSTQSLLRIFIQLQEEADQDNAGADDATKRKKPVSHRKPTFQISMPQNFRPVSSIIDVDIIPECHRRVRLYRQGSDRPLGFYIRDGTTVRVTPYGLEKVPGIFISRIVPGGLAECTGLLAINDQVLEVNGIDVMGKTLDQVTDMMIANSHNLIITVKPANQHNNIRRKSCSSSSSGHYFDSMDSVSYPGLPMIMKAYGLGTGSESEEDADVVFESPIKHLPRQFGASTASRSSQPHVNTSYRPQISARRPDSLISAASYHSQPCLTYTAHTDHRLPLHRNLRAKQHYGFNPAIRQESYSTHDILNTWHVDLSRHLLLPQGAMEEDGIVVIL, from the exons ATGAACCGGGCACTTCGAAAGTCTCAGTCTCTGCGCAGCTGTTCGGTCCTCGAGGTAAAAAGTAAA TTTGGTGCAGAATTCAGGAGGTTTTCCCTGGATCGTTGGGAGCCTGGCAGGTATAAAGACTTCTACAGGCTTATTGTGCGTTTGCATCACCTATGGCAAATGGATGTCCTAATCAGCTATGCGGATGTCCAAGGAGAGCTGTTGCCTATCAATAATGATGACAACTTTTGCAAAGCTTTGACCTCCACACAATCTTTACTGCGTATCTTCATTCAGCTACAAG AGGAAGCTGATCAGGATAACGCAGGTGCTGATGATGCAACAAAGCGAAAGAAACCTGTCAGCCACAGAAAACCAACCTTTCAGATTAGCATGCCACAGAACTTCCGTCCTGTTTCTTCCATCATTGACGTGGACATCATACCAGAATGCCACCGAAGAGTGCGTCTGTATCGCCAGGGCTCGGACAGACCTCTGGGCTTTTACATTCGTGATGGTACTACAGTCAGGGTTACTCCTTACGGTCTGGAAAAGGTTCCAGGAATATTTATTTCCCGCATAGTACCTGGTGGACTGGCAGAGTGCACGGGACTGCTAGCCATTAATGATCAGGTCCTGGAAGTGAATGGTATTGATGTTATGGGGAAGACTTTGGATCAGGTAACCGACATGATGATTGCCAACAGCCACAACCTCATCATCACAGTGAAACCTGCAAACCAGCATAACAACATAAGGCGGAAAAGCTGCAGTTCCTCAAGCTCAGGACACTATTTTGATAGTATGGACTCTGTAAGCTACCCAGGGTTACCTATGATAATGAAAGCTTATGGTTTAGGTACTGGCTCTGAGAGCGAAGAGGATGCAGATGTGGTTTTCGAGAGCCCCATCAAACACCTGCCCCGGCAGTTTGGTGCTTCAACCGCCTCTCGTTCTTCTCAGCCACATGTTAATACTTCCTACAGGCCCCAAATTTCTGCCAGACGGCCCGACTCGCTCATTTCGGCAGCGTCCTATCACTCTCAGCCTTGCCTGACCTATACAGCTCACACTGACCACAGACTCCCTCTTCACAGGAATCTGAGAGCCAAGCAGCATTATGGGTTTAATCCGGCCATCAGACAGGAAAGCTACAGTACCCATGACATTCTAAACACGTGGCATGTGGATCTGAGTCGCCATTTACTGTTGCCCCAGGGGGCAATGGAGGAAGATGGAATTGTTGTGATTTTGTAA